A part of Bacillus thuringiensis genomic DNA contains:
- a CDS encoding YwqG family protein produces the protein MNNQIEVLIDKYGLTHLKEELINTVFPCIKVVPKQEETVAIGSSKMGGVPDLSAAFEYPTHKGNPLQFIAQFNLNDLQNVSMNHNLPKTGMLYFFSIENYFEEDVKPTEAGRVLYYDVSVEQLQRADEFETNYNQCAATFELTYKLPELFIEDEADSDRFLQLLEELIPDNYDNHQMFGEPFSVQDEVLHETAQYMDINPQQMTLLFQIDSDTKNCNMMWGDLGMLYFCIGNEDLKNRRFENTCCVLQTC, from the coding sequence TTTAAAAGAGGAACTTATTAATACTGTATTTCCTTGTATAAAAGTCGTACCAAAGCAGGAGGAAACAGTTGCGATAGGTAGTTCGAAAATGGGAGGAGTTCCTGATTTATCAGCTGCATTTGAATACCCAACGCACAAAGGAAATCCGTTACAGTTTATCGCTCAATTTAACTTAAATGATTTACAAAATGTTAGTATGAATCACAATCTTCCAAAGACAGGGATGTTATATTTCTTTAGCATTGAAAATTACTTTGAAGAAGATGTGAAACCAACTGAAGCGGGACGTGTACTTTATTATGATGTTTCTGTAGAGCAATTACAAAGAGCAGATGAATTCGAAACGAATTATAACCAGTGTGCAGCTACTTTTGAACTGACATATAAATTGCCAGAGCTTTTCATTGAAGATGAGGCTGATTCAGATCGATTCTTACAATTGCTTGAAGAACTAATCCCAGACAATTACGATAATCATCAAATGTTTGGAGAGCCATTCTCTGTACAAGATGAGGTATTGCACGAGACTGCACAATATATGGACATAAACCCGCAGCAAATGACGCTTTTATTCCAAATTGATTCAGATACTAAAAATTGTAATATGATGTGGGGAGATTTAGGAATGCTTTATTTCTGTATTGGAAATGAAGACTTAAAAAATCGACGTTTTGAAAATACATGTTGTGTATTACAAACTTGTTAA
- a CDS encoding transglutaminase domain-containing protein, whose amino-acid sequence MGKTSKYVTATLLCSTIVMGGLHASTVSYAATNPSVATTQSDAKLLNNFRKELKKQVDNREENITITYKTKDSNARNVMDQLYGEFNKIVDADEYVKYNVASTKYSIKGLPGNYTFTLEVKYRESKEQTNYVKSQVKAIIGSIVKPGMDEHEKVKAIHDYVVKHVSYDTSYKAYTAYEALANRSAVCQGYTLLTYELLKEAGIQNHIVTGTGNGQAHAWNIVNIENKWYHLDTTFDDPVPDKAGRVTYSYYNISDEQLSKDHDWDRSKYPAATTSYYGELTNKIEAGSSKTTAYKQMLKETNLKYLSAQYGADNYSEFKKKLQQQFATKPEKVEVRYKQSMDGTMQDIKKVLNEINWPKGAKRVSYEVAPYSAMADYSLATITFTY is encoded by the coding sequence ATGGGAAAGACAAGTAAGTATGTGACAGCTACCCTGCTTTGTTCAACTATAGTAATGGGAGGCTTACATGCGTCAACGGTATCTTATGCAGCTACGAATCCGTCTGTAGCGACAACACAATCAGATGCAAAGCTGTTAAATAATTTCCGAAAAGAATTAAAAAAACAGGTTGATAATCGAGAAGAAAATATTACAATCACATATAAAACAAAAGATAGCAATGCTAGAAATGTTATGGACCAATTGTATGGCGAGTTTAATAAAATTGTAGATGCAGATGAGTATGTAAAATATAATGTAGCCTCTACTAAATATTCTATTAAAGGGTTACCAGGAAACTATACGTTTACATTGGAAGTGAAATACCGTGAATCAAAAGAGCAAACAAATTATGTGAAATCTCAGGTAAAAGCAATTATCGGTTCAATTGTAAAACCTGGAATGGATGAGCATGAGAAAGTAAAAGCTATTCATGATTACGTTGTAAAACATGTATCTTATGATACGTCTTATAAAGCGTATACAGCATATGAAGCATTAGCGAATCGTTCTGCCGTTTGCCAAGGATATACGTTATTAACATATGAATTGCTAAAAGAAGCGGGTATCCAAAACCATATTGTAACAGGTACAGGAAATGGACAAGCTCACGCATGGAATATAGTAAACATTGAAAACAAATGGTATCATCTTGATACGACATTCGATGATCCAGTACCAGATAAAGCTGGGCGCGTAACATATTCATATTATAATATATCTGACGAGCAATTAAGTAAAGATCACGACTGGGATCGTAGTAAATATCCGGCAGCAACTACAAGTTACTATGGTGAATTAACAAACAAAATAGAAGCGGGTAGTTCAAAAACTACTGCATACAAACAAATGTTGAAAGAAACAAATTTAAAATATTTGTCTGCACAATACGGGGCAGACAATTACAGTGAATTTAAGAAAAAATTACAGCAACAATTTGCTACTAAGCCAGAAAAGGTAGAAGTACGATATAAGCAGTCTATGGATGGAACAATGCAAGATATAAAGAAAGTGTTAAATGAAATAAATTGGCCAAAAGGTGCAAAACGTGTATCTTATGAAGTAGCACCTTATAGCGCGATGGCAGATTATTCATTAGCGACAATTACATTTACTTATTAA
- a CDS encoding DUF4083 domain-containing protein gives MDLFESNIFTLIYTCLVIGLIVLFFLSFTLFVRRLLQNSAAKKQHVINMNKKLDRMIELLEKDKK, from the coding sequence ATGGATTTGTTCGAAAGTAATATTTTTACATTGATATATACTTGTTTAGTAATCGGACTTATCGTTTTGTTTTTCCTATCATTTACTTTGTTTGTTAGAAGGTTATTGCAAAACAGCGCTGCAAAAAAACAACATGTAATTAATATGAATAAGAAGCTAGACCGAATGATTGAATTGCTTGAAAAAGATAAGAAATAA
- a CDS encoding NUDIX hydrolase, with product MANYIKELREKVGHDCVLINFAGGCVLNEYGEVLLQKRGDFNAWGFPGGAMEIGESAAETAIREIKEETGYDVEINELIGVYTKYFQAYPNGDKAQSILIFFSCSIAGGEQKVDGDETLDLKFFPLSKMPPLFNQQHEDCLQDLLEKRVGIYR from the coding sequence ATGGCTAATTATATAAAAGAATTACGTGAAAAAGTAGGGCACGACTGTGTTCTCATAAACTTTGCGGGTGGTTGTGTGTTGAATGAATATGGAGAAGTATTACTGCAAAAAAGAGGTGATTTTAATGCTTGGGGATTCCCTGGCGGTGCAATGGAAATCGGAGAATCTGCCGCTGAAACAGCGATTCGAGAAATAAAAGAAGAAACAGGCTATGATGTAGAAATAAATGAACTTATCGGGGTGTATACAAAATATTTTCAAGCGTATCCAAATGGAGACAAAGCCCAGTCCATTTTAATATTCTTTTCATGCTCGATTGCCGGAGGAGAGCAAAAAGTAGACGGTGATGAAACGTTGGATTTGAAGTTTTTCCCGTTAAGCAAAATGCCACCATTGTTTAATCAACAACATGAGGATTGTTTACAGGACTTACTAGAGAAAAGAGTAGGAATATATCGTTAA
- the nadE gene encoding ammonia-dependent NAD(+) synthetase has translation MTLQEQIMKALHVQPVIDPKAEIRKRVDFLKDYVKKTGAKGFVLGISGGQDSTLAGRLAQLAVEEIRNEGGNATFIAVRLPYKVQKDEDDAQLALQFIQADQSVAFDIASTVDSFSNQYENLLGESLTDFNKGNVKARIRMVTQYAIGGQKGLLVIGTDHAAEAVTGFFTKFGDGGADLLPLTGLTKRQGRALLQELGADERLYLKMPTADLLDEKPGQADETELGISYDQLDDYLEGKAVPADVAEKIEKRYAVSEHKRQVPASMFDDWWK, from the coding sequence ATGACATTACAAGAACAGATTATGAAAGCATTACATGTTCAGCCTGTAATTGATCCGAAAGCAGAAATCCGTAAACGTGTTGATTTCTTAAAAGATTATGTAAAAAAAACAGGTGCAAAAGGATTTGTACTTGGCATTAGTGGCGGACAAGACTCTACATTAGCTGGACGTTTAGCTCAGCTTGCAGTCGAGGAAATTCGTAATGAAGGTGGTAACGCAACGTTTATCGCCGTGCGCCTTCCTTATAAAGTGCAAAAAGACGAAGATGATGCACAATTAGCATTACAATTTATTCAAGCTGATCAATCTGTTGCATTTGATATCGCTTCAACAGTTGACTCTTTCTCAAACCAATACGAAAACTTATTAGGTGAATCATTAACAGATTTCAATAAAGGTAACGTGAAAGCACGTATCCGAATGGTTACACAATATGCAATTGGTGGACAAAAAGGTCTACTTGTTATCGGAACAGATCACGCGGCAGAAGCTGTAACAGGATTCTTTACAAAATTCGGAGATGGTGGTGCAGACCTATTACCATTAACCGGATTGACGAAACGCCAAGGACGCGCTCTATTACAAGAATTAGGTGCGGACGAGCGACTTTACTTAAAAATGCCAACAGCTGATTTATTAGATGAAAAACCAGGTCAAGCTGATGAAACAGAGTTAGGTATTTCGTATGATCAACTAGATGACTATTTAGAAGGTAAAGCAGTTCCAGCTGACGTTGCAGAAAAAATTGAAAAACGTTACGCAGTGAGCGAGCATAAAAGACAAGTACCAGCGTCTATGTTTGATGATTGGTGGAAATAA